A DNA window from Loxodonta africana isolate mLoxAfr1 chromosome 7, mLoxAfr1.hap2, whole genome shotgun sequence contains the following coding sequences:
- the LOC100669141 gene encoding olfactory receptor 52B4-like — protein MLKTSGDFRKHIHGKSVFFSVSMTLVVSPDMNILNRTGVSYTVFHLLGIPGLEDQHMWISIPFFVSYVIALLGNSLLIFIILTRRSLHEPMYLFLCMLAGADVVLSTCTVPQALAIFWFRAGEISLDRCITQFFIIHCTFISESGILLVMAFDRYIAICYPLKYTTILTHALIAKIGGTIFLRSYGTIFPIVFLLKRLTFCQNNIIPHTFCEHIGLAKYACNDIRVNIWYGLFVIVSTVVLDVLLIFVSYVLILCAVFCMPSQDARHKALNTCGSHVCIIILFYGPAIFTTLTQRFGRYIPPHVHILLANVCILVPPMLNPVIYGIKTKQIREQVAYIFFPKQK, from the coding sequence ATGCTAAAAACATCTGGTGACTTCAGAAAGCATATTCATGGaaaatctgtatttttctctgtttCCATGACCCTGGTGGTCTCTCCAGATATGAATATCTTAAACCGCACTGGGGTTAGCTACACAGTCTTCCACTTGCTGGGCATCCCTGGCCTAGAGGACCAGCACATGTGGATCTCCATCCCCTTCTTCGTTTCCTATGTCATTGCCCTGCTTGGGAATAGCCTGCTCATCTTCATTATCCTCACAAGGCGCAGCCTCCACGAACCCATGTACCTCTTCCTCTGCATGCTGGCTGGAGCAGACGTTGTCCTCTCCACATGCACAGTACCTCAGGCCTTGGCCATCTTCTGGTTCCGTGCTGGGGAGATATCCCTGGACCGCTGCATCACTCAATTCTTTATCATCCACTGCACTTTCATCTCTGAGTCAGGAATCTTGCTGGTGATGGCGTTTGACCGCTACATTGCCATTTGCTACCCGCTGAAATACACTACCATTCTTACACACGCCCTGATTGCAAAAATTGGTGGGACTATCTTTCTGAGAAGTTATGGTACAATTTTCCCCATAGTATTTCTTTTGAAAAGATTGACTTTCTGTCAAAATAATATTATTCCACATACCTTTTGTGAACACATTGGCTTGGCCAAATATGCTTGTAATGATATTCGAGTGAATATCTGGTATGGACTTTTTGTTATAGTATCAACAGTGGTCTTAGATGTTTTGCTAATTTTTGTTTCCTATGTGCTGATTCTCTGTGCTGTCTTCTGCATGCCTTCCCAAGATGCTCGTCACAAAGCACTTAACACATGTGGCTCCCATGTTTGCATCATCATCCTATTTTATGGGCCTGCAATCTTCACAACCCTTACCCAACGGTTTGGACGCTATATCCCACCTCATGTCCACATTTTGTTGGCTAATGTCTGCATTCTTGTTCCACCTATGCTGAATCCCGTCATTTATGGAATCAAGACAAAGCAAATCCGGGAGCAGGTggcttatatattttttccaaagcAGAAATAA